The following is a genomic window from Methanobrevibacter boviskoreani JH1.
GGGGCAGATATTTTAACTTGTCCTTTCGGTGGAACTACACGTAGATACATATTTTTAATTTTCTTTTTTTCCACAGTAATTATAACGTCATTGACTTTGATTGTATATGTCATTGTATACCCTCAATATTAAATAATTAAAATTAATTTAAAAGGTAATTAGGTATTAATAAAATAGTTTTATCTTATTTTTGAAAAAATTAAAAATATAATAATAAAAAAGTGTTTAAAAAAAAGTTTAGTTTTGGAATTGAAGATCAATATCCTTTGATTTAATTATTCTCTCACAGTATTTACATCTTAATTCTGCAGGGGATTTATTAATTACTGTAAATTTTGATTGAATTGGTTCAAATTGTTCATTGGATATACATTTCGGATTAGTACATTTGATTATACCAGTTAATTCTTTATTTAGTTGAACTTTTTCCTTTTGAACAATTCCATAATCTCTTACAATATTAATTGTTGCATCAGGTGCAATAAGTGCAATTTGATCTACTTCATGAGTATTTAATTCACGATTTTCAATTTTTAAAATGTCTTTTCTTCCCATTTCATGGGATGAAACATTCATTGCAACAGTTAAATCTTTTGCTTCTTCACTTGGAAGACCTAAAATGTTTAATACATATAGTGATTTATTTGCAGTAATATGATCTATTACTGTACCATTTTTAATTGGTTTTATTTTTAAATCAGGTTCTTTCATTTTAAACTCTCAATATTTTTTTTAAATATAAATTGAATATTTGAAAATCAAATA
Proteins encoded in this region:
- the pyrI gene encoding aspartate carbamoyltransferase regulatory subunit, translated to MKEPDLKIKPIKNGTVIDHITANKSLYVLNILGLPSEEAKDLTVAMNVSSHEMGRKDILKIENRELNTHEVDQIALIAPDATINIVRDYGIVQKEKVQLNKELTGIIKCTNPKCISNEQFEPIQSKFTVINKSPAELRCKYCERIIKSKDIDLQFQN